One region of uncultured Methanolobus sp. genomic DNA includes:
- the argB gene encoding acetylglutamate kinase codes for MTLNRENVLIEALPYIRDFHDSIMVIKVGGHAMVNPEVMSDIIQDVVLLRFVGIHPIIVHGGGPEISEKMKRMGKESQFVGGLRVTDDETLEIARMVLVGNINTEIVALIGKHGGKGVGLSGKDGKTIIAKKKPSQKVMIEDVEHEVDLGWVGDTEIINTELLNILIKEDYIPVISPIAMDINGKALNINADTVAGDIAAALKAKKLILMTDVPGLLRDINDKSSRISRVAIEDIDDLVDSGLISGGMIPKMRSAATSVTSGVEKIHIIDGSVSHSILLELFTDTGIGTMVFKRGDE; via the coding sequence ATGACACTTAATAGAGAGAATGTACTGATCGAAGCGTTACCATATATAAGGGATTTTCATGACTCTATTATGGTGATCAAGGTAGGCGGCCACGCAATGGTCAATCCTGAAGTAATGAGCGACATCATACAGGATGTTGTTCTTTTAAGATTCGTAGGAATCCATCCCATCATAGTGCATGGAGGCGGCCCCGAAATTTCAGAAAAGATGAAACGTATGGGCAAAGAATCCCAGTTTGTAGGTGGCCTGCGGGTAACAGATGATGAAACTCTTGAGATAGCGCGCATGGTCCTTGTAGGGAACATCAATACTGAAATCGTTGCGCTCATTGGTAAACACGGTGGAAAAGGAGTGGGACTTTCAGGCAAGGATGGAAAAACCATTATCGCCAAAAAAAAGCCATCACAGAAGGTCATGATCGAGGATGTGGAACATGAAGTTGACCTCGGATGGGTGGGCGACACAGAAATTATCAACACAGAACTCCTTAATATACTCATCAAAGAAGACTACATCCCGGTAATCTCACCAATTGCCATGGATATTAATGGAAAAGCCCTGAACATAAATGCAGACACCGTTGCAGGCGACATCGCTGCTGCGCTTAAAGCTAAAAAACTCATCCTGATGACAGACGTCCCCGGTCTTCTGAGAGACATCAACGACAAAAGTTCACGCATATCAAGAGTTGCCATAGAAGATATAGATGATTTGGTTGACAGTGGCCTTATATCAGGCGGTATGATCCCTAAAATGAGAAGTGCCGCAACATCAGTCACTAGCGGTGTCGAAAAGATCCACATTATCGATGGAAGTGTCTCACACTCAATATTACTTGAGTTGTTCACTGACACCGGGATAGGAACAATGGTATTTAAAAGGGGAGATGAGTGA
- a CDS encoding non-histone chromosomal MC1 family protein, whose translation MSETRNFVLRDKKGNEHGVFTGKQPRQAALKVANRGKGKKSKPEEIRLRERGTKKVHVFKGWKEIVNAPKNKPDWMPDKINKPFVKKVGIEKLEKV comes from the coding sequence ATGTCTGAAACAAGAAATTTTGTGTTAAGAGACAAGAAAGGAAATGAACACGGGGTATTCACTGGAAAGCAGCCAAGACAGGCAGCATTGAAGGTGGCAAACAGAGGTAAAGGTAAGAAATCAAAGCCAGAGGAGATCAGACTCCGCGAGCGTGGAACAAAGAAAGTACATGTATTCAAAGGATGGAAAGAAATTGTCAACGCACCAAAGAACAAACCTGACTGGATGCCTGATAAGATCAACAAGCCTTTTGTAAAGAAGGTAGGCATCGAGAAACTAGAAAAGGTCTGA
- the mptA gene encoding GTP cyclohydrolase MptA: MEVPVVNLPDIQANRPKIPINLTRVGVTNVKKLVQIKRRDKRPVILICTFDIFVDLPSHLKGANLSRNFEAVDEVLEKAVNMPVYEIEQLCSDVAQSLLKRHEYATRAEVLLKSEYVLKRESPSTKMECQEVVDIFAEATAMRDDVDNMKVKKLIGAEVIGMTACPCAQEIMRDNARQELENIGVDNKHIAEFLHRVPMATHNQRGRGVISIEVVGNVFVSLEKIIEIIEKSMSSSVFELLKRSDEATVVQTAHNNPKFVEDCVRTMAKNVVKDFEHLPDGAVVTIKQINEESIHRHNAFAERVASLGDLRLEISQDA, encoded by the coding sequence ATGGAAGTCCCGGTTGTCAATTTACCAGATATACAGGCCAACAGGCCTAAGATACCAATTAACCTGACACGTGTCGGTGTTACTAATGTTAAAAAACTCGTACAGATAAAAAGGAGGGACAAACGTCCGGTCATCCTTATATGTACATTTGATATTTTCGTAGATCTTCCTTCACACCTGAAAGGTGCAAATCTTTCACGTAACTTTGAGGCGGTAGATGAAGTTCTTGAAAAGGCGGTTAATATGCCCGTCTATGAGATCGAGCAGCTTTGCAGTGACGTCGCACAGAGTCTGTTGAAGCGTCATGAATATGCAACCCGCGCAGAAGTACTTTTGAAAAGCGAGTATGTTCTCAAAAGAGAATCCCCTTCTACAAAGATGGAATGCCAGGAAGTTGTGGATATCTTTGCTGAAGCAACCGCAATGCGCGACGATGTGGACAATATGAAAGTCAAGAAGCTCATCGGTGCGGAAGTTATAGGAATGACCGCCTGTCCATGTGCCCAGGAGATTATGAGGGACAACGCAAGACAGGAACTGGAAAACATTGGTGTTGATAATAAGCATATTGCAGAGTTCCTTCACAGGGTTCCAATGGCAACACATAACCAGCGTGGTCGCGGTGTAATCTCTATTGAGGTAGTTGGGAATGTTTTTGTTTCTCTTGAAAAAATCATTGAGATCATCGAAAAATCAATGAGTTCCAGCGTATTTGAACTTCTTAAAAGATCAGATGAAGCAACTGTTGTCCAGACTGCCCATAATAATCCGAAATTTGTTGAGGACTGTGTCAGGACCATGGCAAAAAATGTTGTCAAGGACTTTGAACACCTGCCGGATGGAGCTGTTGTGACTATTAAGCAGATTAATGAGGAGAGTATCCACAGGCACAATGCGTTTGCTGAAAGGGTTGCAAGCCTTGGAGACCTGCGTCTGGAGATATCTCAGGATGCTTAA
- a CDS encoding DUF2098 domain-containing protein codes for MDDSEKIEALSMDGSPIEVGSVVRYLNTGTVGRVTDLTEDEEGIWVLLDSTGLFYKPEVLVITDESELKGEMKERTSVEAAESYMRSYNAENEAGYDIGQVTGGG; via the coding sequence GTGGACGATTCAGAAAAGATCGAGGCTTTGAGTATGGATGGCAGTCCCATTGAAGTTGGGTCTGTTGTCAGATACCTGAATACAGGTACTGTGGGAAGAGTCACAGATCTTACAGAAGATGAAGAAGGTATCTGGGTACTGCTTGACAGTACTGGCTTGTTCTATAAGCCGGAGGTACTTGTCATCACAGATGAAAGTGAGCTCAAAGGCGAAATGAAGGAGCGCACATCCGTAGAGGCGGCAGAATCCTACATGCGTTCTTACAACGCTGAAAATGAGGCTGGATATGATATCGGCCAGGTAACAGGCGGTGGCTAA
- a CDS encoding nucleotidyltransferase domain-containing protein, with amino-acid sequence MTKTRLRDFLVTKDDWIFAVSDYFHPHGIRSTLRYVPDENGERELDGKRYKKYDFDVSFDFMRQNRPEWVEDVHVVPEDQIKKVLPPSSAIEKWYGVDSRVTVVVDTLEKAGIGRDMMGITGSLLPGLQNEGSDIDFVVYGDQWFVARDTIAKAKTEDGPIEDIDDNMWKRIYNKRIPEISFEEFTAHEKRKGNRGMVEGTYFDLLFVRDWEQIKEPTLRGEDIGTMKIEAKVTNADLAFDAPSVYKVDHDEIDHVLSYTHTYAGQALAGETIEAQGVVEQVGDIKRLVVGTSREPKGEWIRSLTLLEKEGLI; translated from the coding sequence ATGACAAAAACAAGACTCAGGGATTTCCTTGTAACAAAAGATGACTGGATCTTTGCAGTTTCCGATTATTTCCACCCACACGGTATCAGGTCAACACTCAGGTATGTGCCGGATGAAAATGGAGAGCGTGAACTTGACGGAAAACGCTACAAGAAATATGATTTTGATGTTTCTTTTGACTTTATGCGCCAGAACCGTCCTGAATGGGTAGAAGATGTACATGTAGTCCCTGAAGATCAGATCAAAAAAGTACTTCCTCCATCAAGTGCCATAGAAAAATGGTATGGTGTTGACAGCAGAGTCACAGTTGTCGTTGACACGCTTGAAAAAGCAGGTATTGGCAGGGACATGATGGGAATTACAGGCTCCTTGCTTCCCGGACTTCAGAATGAAGGCTCAGACATTGATTTTGTTGTTTATGGAGATCAGTGGTTCGTTGCAAGGGATACTATTGCAAAAGCAAAGACAGAAGACGGACCTATTGAGGATATCGATGATAACATGTGGAAACGCATATACAACAAGCGCATCCCTGAGATCTCATTTGAGGAATTCACAGCCCACGAGAAGAGAAAAGGAAACCGTGGAATGGTTGAAGGAACTTATTTTGACCTTCTTTTTGTCAGGGACTGGGAACAGATCAAAGAACCTACCCTAAGAGGCGAGGACATTGGCACCATGAAGATAGAAGCAAAGGTCACTAATGCTGATCTTGCGTTTGATGCACCTTCTGTGTACAAGGTGGATCACGATGAAATAGATCATGTACTCTCATACACACACACTTATGCAGGACAGGCCCTTGCAGGAGAGACAATTGAAGCTCAGGGTGTTGTGGAGCAGGTAGGAGATATCAAAAGACTTGTAGTTGGTACTTCCAGAGAGCCAAAGGGCGAATGGATTCGCTCACTGACACTGCTTGAAAAAGAAGGACTTATCTGA
- a CDS encoding amidohydrolase: MQSFEKWVRDIRREFHRNPELSFHEYGTQARIMSILDELGIDCSKIANTGVIAEVRGISPGPCIAIRSDTDALAVHEVVSSRNEDYISLNPGVMHGCGHDGHMAIVLGIARMVKEKRREICGTVRFIFQPAEEVPPGGALRVIEEGGLESVDAIIGLHIFGDVDVGQINVRAGPFMASSNRFTVKILGKGGHHALPDMCIDPIQIAAEFISSLKPAVSRKVDTSVHVLGFGTVNSGKQFNRSPDELELVGSFRTFDDNDIDVIEQIMSDLLDSLMDSYSKKEMAGVPSYDLNVYRGYPVLVNDPAFTERAGRLLKTKFGNVNTHPDPIFGAEDFAYYLCEVPGMYAIIGTKNVEKGIVEMNHSSSFDIDEDVLLSGVELLYSLAIDFLKNPGEYLE; the protein is encoded by the coding sequence TTGCAATCATTTGAAAAATGGGTACGTGATATCCGAAGAGAATTCCACAGAAATCCTGAACTCAGTTTTCATGAATATGGCACGCAGGCAAGAATAATGTCCATACTGGATGAACTCGGGATTGATTGCAGTAAAATTGCCAATACTGGTGTAATTGCAGAAGTGCGCGGCATCTCTCCCGGTCCATGCATTGCCATACGTTCTGATACCGATGCTCTTGCGGTACATGAGGTAGTTTCTTCCAGAAATGAGGACTATATCTCTCTGAATCCTGGTGTAATGCATGGGTGCGGTCACGACGGGCACATGGCTATTGTTCTGGGTATTGCTCGCATGGTGAAGGAAAAGAGAAGAGAAATCTGTGGCACAGTGAGATTTATCTTTCAGCCAGCAGAAGAAGTCCCTCCGGGTGGTGCGTTAAGGGTTATAGAAGAAGGCGGCCTGGAATCTGTGGATGCCATCATTGGTCTGCACATATTCGGTGATGTGGATGTCGGCCAGATCAACGTCCGCGCGGGTCCTTTCATGGCAAGTTCTAATCGCTTCACGGTAAAGATATTGGGGAAGGGTGGCCATCATGCGTTACCTGATATGTGTATTGATCCCATACAGATTGCTGCTGAATTCATCTCATCTTTAAAGCCTGCTGTTTCCCGGAAGGTGGATACTTCCGTGCATGTGCTCGGATTTGGCACGGTGAATAGCGGTAAACAATTCAACAGGTCGCCTGATGAGCTCGAACTTGTTGGTAGTTTCAGGACTTTTGATGACAATGATATTGATGTCATCGAACAGATTATGTCTGATCTGCTTGATTCGCTTATGGATTCATATTCAAAGAAGGAAATGGCAGGAGTTCCTTCATATGACCTGAATGTTTATCGTGGCTATCCCGTTCTTGTCAATGATCCCGCTTTTACAGAAAGGGCAGGCAGGTTGCTAAAAACGAAATTTGGAAACGTGAATACTCATCCGGATCCAATTTTCGGCGCGGAGGATTTTGCTTATTATCTGTGTGAAGTTCCCGGGATGTATGCAATAATTGGAACGAAAAACGTAGAAAAAGGAATAGTTGAAATGAATCACTCTTCCAGTTTTGACATTGACGAGGATGTGCTGCTGAGTGGTGTGGAATTGCTTTACTCTTTGGCAATTGATTTCCTTAAAAATCCCGGAGAATATCTTGAATGA
- a CDS encoding GNAT family N-acetyltransferase, with protein MKIVPFLPEYSSAARSFVIDVLSGEGFEYDPLKDSDLDDISGNYYGKGGAFFLCLSDTGIVGTSAVKYLNPDVCEIKRLYVRKDYRGRGIGSDLFQKAMEYAEENFTRIKLKTDSSLKKAVSIYLKSGFSIVEEENRTVYFEKSL; from the coding sequence ATGAAAATAGTACCGTTCTTACCTGAATATTCCTCTGCTGCAAGGTCATTTGTAATAGATGTGCTTTCAGGGGAAGGTTTTGAATACGATCCATTGAAGGATTCTGATCTTGATGACATTTCAGGTAATTATTATGGTAAAGGAGGCGCTTTTTTCCTTTGTCTTTCAGATACTGGGATCGTGGGCACTTCCGCAGTTAAATATCTGAATCCGGATGTTTGTGAGATCAAAAGGCTGTATGTCAGAAAAGATTATCGCGGCAGGGGAATTGGCTCTGATCTATTTCAAAAGGCAATGGAATATGCGGAAGAAAATTTTACGCGGATAAAGCTCAAAACGGATTCTTCCTTAAAAAAGGCTGTCTCTATCTACCTGAAAAGTGGTTTTTCCATTGTGGAAGAAGAGAACAGGACTGTTTATTTTGAAAAATCCCTGTAG